One Streptomyces mobaraensis NBRC 13819 = DSM 40847 DNA segment encodes these proteins:
- a CDS encoding ABC transporter ATP-binding protein, translated as MAETGKKPGAKSAEQDAAVDATPNVSDVHVADASTTAEVEAVLEAPVERGEPILQVRNLVKHFPLTQGILFKKQVGAVKAVDGVSFDLYQGETLGIVGESGCGKSTVAKLLMTLERATAGEVFYKGQDITKLSGRALKAVRRNIQMVFQDPYTSLNPRMTVGDIIGEPFDIHPEVAPKGDRRKRVRELLDVVGLNPEYINRYPHQFSGGQRQRIGIARGLALNPEIIICDEPVSALDVSVQAQVVNLMEKLQDEFNLSYIFIAHDLSIVRHISDRVGVMYLGKMAEIGTDVQIYDHPTHPYTQALLSAVPVPDPDAREGRERIILSGDVPSPANPPSGCRFRTRCWKAQDKCAEEVPLLAVPEVFAGKEIPAAHESACHFAEEKQVVGAA; from the coding sequence ATGGCTGAGACCGGCAAGAAGCCCGGCGCGAAGTCCGCCGAGCAGGACGCGGCCGTGGACGCGACGCCCAACGTCTCCGACGTGCACGTGGCCGACGCGAGCACGACCGCCGAGGTGGAGGCCGTCCTCGAAGCGCCCGTCGAGCGCGGCGAGCCGATCCTCCAGGTGCGCAACCTCGTCAAGCACTTCCCGCTGACGCAGGGCATCCTGTTCAAGAAGCAGGTCGGCGCGGTCAAGGCCGTGGACGGGGTCTCGTTCGACCTCTACCAGGGCGAGACGCTGGGCATCGTCGGCGAGTCCGGCTGCGGCAAGTCCACCGTGGCCAAGCTGCTGATGACGCTGGAGCGGGCCACCGCGGGCGAGGTCTTCTACAAGGGCCAGGACATCACCAAGCTGTCGGGGCGGGCGCTGAAGGCCGTGCGCCGCAACATCCAGATGGTGTTCCAGGACCCGTACACCTCGCTGAACCCCCGGATGACCGTCGGCGACATCATCGGAGAGCCCTTCGACATCCACCCCGAGGTGGCCCCCAAGGGCGACCGCCGGAAGCGGGTCCGCGAGCTGCTGGACGTCGTCGGCCTCAACCCGGAGTACATCAACCGGTACCCGCACCAGTTCTCGGGCGGCCAGCGGCAGCGCATCGGCATCGCGCGCGGGCTGGCGCTGAACCCCGAGATCATCATCTGCGACGAGCCGGTGTCCGCGCTGGACGTGTCGGTGCAGGCGCAGGTCGTCAACCTGATGGAGAAGCTCCAGGACGAGTTCAACCTCTCCTACATCTTCATCGCCCACGACCTGTCGATCGTCCGGCACATCTCCGACCGGGTCGGCGTGATGTACCTGGGGAAGATGGCCGAGATCGGCACCGACGTGCAGATCTACGACCACCCGACCCACCCGTACACGCAGGCGCTGCTGTCGGCCGTCCCGGTGCCCGACCCGGACGCGCGGGAGGGTCGCGAGCGGATCATCCTGTCCGGTGACGTCCCGTCGCCGGCCAACCCGCCGTCCGGTTGCCGGTTCCGCACCCGCTGCTGGAAGGCACAGGACAAGTGCGCCGAGGAGGTGCCGCTGCTGGCGGTGCCGGAGGTCTTCGCGGGCAAGGAGATCCCGGCGGCCCACGAGTCGGCGTGCCACTTCGCCGAGGAGAAGCAGGTGGTGGGCGCGGCGTAA
- a CDS encoding cytochrome P450: MISRYEDCLAVLRDDALFTADPRRLRDAGALVPERSGTLAPEDRAPVRELLTDAFRAQDFGQLAADVREFTRHLLTAREGRTETQFVADLAVPVASYAAGALFGGGLARRDGFLDTCRDAARGMTAGATPEEAEAGLRARALLGQMLRAEYRYAHGGSDRRGGVLRYLRLHEAERAVALEALTGALCALLFAALNSGPRLLGNALNALVRTPGSLPRLATVNGPRLTAALDELIRYDSPFQAQDRAVTSATTLGGRRLAAGDRVRVLLGSAHRDPEVFPHPDLLDLSRTPNPHFAFGLGPHACLGVPLALLEARVLLTEFAAAHPDATPARPGLREPHPTLRGFLTLPVAVSR; this comes from the coding sequence GTGATATCCCGCTACGAGGACTGCCTGGCCGTGCTCCGGGACGACGCGCTGTTCACCGCCGATCCGCGCCGGCTGCGGGACGCCGGAGCGCTCGTGCCGGAGCGCTCCGGCACGCTCGCGCCGGAGGACCGGGCGCCGGTGCGGGAGCTGCTGACCGACGCCTTCCGGGCGCAGGACTTCGGCCAGCTCGCCGCGGACGTACGGGAGTTCACCCGGCACCTGCTCACGGCGCGGGAAGGCCGGACGGAGACGCAATTCGTGGCCGACCTCGCCGTACCCGTCGCCTCCTACGCCGCCGGGGCGCTGTTCGGCGGCGGCCTCGCCCGGCGGGACGGCTTCCTCGACACCTGCCGGGACGCCGCCCGCGGCATGACGGCCGGGGCCACGCCCGAGGAGGCCGAGGCCGGACTGCGCGCCCGGGCCCTGCTGGGCCAGATGCTGCGCGCCGAGTACCGGTACGCGCACGGCGGCAGCGACCGCCGCGGCGGCGTCCTGCGCTACCTGCGGCTGCACGAGGCCGAGCGCGCGGTCGCCCTCGAAGCGCTGACCGGAGCGCTGTGCGCGCTGCTCTTCGCCGCGCTCAACTCGGGCCCGCGCCTGCTCGGCAACGCCCTGAACGCCCTCGTCCGCACCCCCGGGTCCCTCCCCCGCCTCGCCACCGTGAACGGCCCCCGGCTGACGGCCGCGCTGGACGAACTCATCCGCTACGACAGCCCGTTCCAGGCCCAGGACCGGGCGGTGACGTCCGCGACGACGCTCGGTGGACGCCGCCTGGCCGCCGGCGACCGGGTCCGGGTCCTGCTGGGCTCCGCCCACCGGGACCCCGAGGTGTTCCCGCACCCCGACCTGCTGGACCTCTCCCGCACCCCGAACCCGCACTTCGCCTTCGGCCTCGGCCCCCACGCGTGCCTCGGCGTCCCCCTGGCCCTCCTCGAAGCGCGCGTCCTCCTCACCGAGTTCGCCGCCGCCCACCCCGACGCCACCCCCGCCCGCCCGGGCCTCCGCGAACCCCATCCCACGCTCCGCGGCTTCCTCACCCTCCCGGTCGCCGTCAGTCGCTGA
- a CDS encoding lanthionine synthetase C family protein, with the protein MRAPRHADEARAVAARVLGRLTDPEAVEAGTGYPDLPAGPGTEADGLWVPLSLANGFPAVSLAFSGATERHPSHVAHAHAHLRRSLAAVASGDNPPGGLYATTSAAAYALLIAHRATGGYREALARLDAYHRDLVREALPPVPDEPVADNAEFELIRGMSGLGRHLLARGESAAEETRAVLGYLTAMALGGITRRGHTVPHWWTRAAPRAGQEAELPDGHLNLGLSHGVSGPLALLSLAWRAGVTVEGQEEAVEALVGLLETWAVPDGEGLRWPPYLTADDWAAGPGAPAPPRQRPSWCYGSPGIARAVQLAALALGRPDWHELARRALLPLLDRPLPAWGLEDAGLCHGTGGALHVLGLLREHIDDERLDTVVDELAAMTLGHFREENRFGFRASVRNAPEGADVPGFLDGAAGTALALDAYANGGRAHAGWDMALLVN; encoded by the coding sequence GTGCGGGCACCACGCCATGCCGACGAGGCCCGTGCCGTGGCCGCGCGGGTCCTCGGCCGGCTCACGGACCCGGAGGCCGTCGAGGCCGGCACGGGCTATCCGGACCTTCCGGCCGGTCCGGGCACGGAAGCCGACGGTCTCTGGGTCCCCCTGTCCCTGGCCAACGGCTTCCCCGCCGTCTCGCTCGCCTTCAGCGGCGCCACCGAGCGCCACCCCTCGCACGTCGCGCACGCCCACGCCCACCTGCGGCGGTCGCTGGCGGCGGTGGCCTCGGGGGACAACCCGCCCGGCGGCCTCTACGCCACCACGAGCGCCGCGGCCTACGCCCTGCTGATCGCCCATCGCGCCACCGGCGGCTACCGCGAGGCGCTCGCCCGCCTGGACGCCTACCACCGGGACCTGGTCCGGGAGGCGCTCCCCCCGGTACCGGACGAACCCGTCGCCGACAACGCCGAGTTCGAGCTGATCCGCGGCATGAGCGGCCTGGGCCGGCACCTCCTCGCCCGGGGCGAGAGCGCCGCGGAGGAGACCCGTGCGGTGCTGGGGTACCTGACCGCCATGGCGCTGGGCGGGATCACCCGGCGGGGGCACACGGTTCCGCACTGGTGGACGCGGGCCGCGCCCAGGGCGGGCCAGGAGGCGGAACTCCCGGACGGCCACCTCAACCTCGGCCTCTCGCACGGCGTGAGCGGGCCGCTCGCCCTGCTCTCGCTGGCCTGGCGGGCCGGCGTGACCGTCGAGGGGCAGGAGGAGGCCGTCGAGGCCCTCGTCGGGCTGCTGGAGACGTGGGCCGTGCCCGACGGCGAGGGGCTGCGGTGGCCGCCGTACCTCACCGCGGACGACTGGGCCGCCGGGCCCGGCGCACCGGCGCCGCCCCGGCAGCGGCCCTCCTGGTGCTACGGCTCCCCGGGCATCGCGCGCGCCGTCCAGCTCGCCGCCCTCGCCCTGGGCCGGCCGGACTGGCACGAGCTGGCCCGTCGCGCCCTGCTCCCCCTCCTCGACCGTCCGCTGCCCGCCTGGGGGCTGGAGGACGCCGGGCTGTGCCACGGCACCGGCGGCGCGCTGCACGTCCTGGGGCTGCTCCGGGAGCACATCGACGACGAGCGTCTCGACACCGTCGTCGACGAACTCGCGGCCATGACGCTCGGGCACTTCCGCGAGGAGAACCGCTTCGGCTTCCGCGCCTCCGTCCGGAACGCCCCGGAGGGCGCCGACGTCCCCGGCTTCCTCGACGGCGCCGCCGGCACCGCCCTCGCCCTCGACGCCTACGCCAACGGCGGCCGGGCGCACGCCGGCTGGGACATGGCGCTGCTGGTGAACTGA